In Stigmatopora nigra isolate UIUO_SnigA chromosome 5, RoL_Snig_1.1, whole genome shotgun sequence, the genomic window atttttttataaGCTTTCCCGTGTGGTTTTGCATGATCTGCCCATGCTTAGGTGGGTttttatccgggtactccactttccttcCACAGCCAGAAAACTATATACAGTACTATACTAATCCTGTAATATCTACatacgtattttcacaactataaggcgcaccgcattataaggcgcaccacattataaggcgcaccctcaatgaatgacacattttcattttttttacatgtataaaggacactggattataaggcgccctgtctattttggataaaatgtaagacttaagtgcgccttatagtcctgaaaatacggtatttacttaataatttaattttgtgaTCGCTAGCCTTTTATTGaattgtagtagaagtagtattgTCATAATATTGAAAAAACAGCGCCGTTTATTGAGTAGTGTATGAAGGGTTAAGTGTATGTGAGTCATCAAAATGGAATATGCTCCTTGCAGGTAACTAACTTTGTTTACATTCAGAGAGCAGAGAGGAAAGCTTCCTCTTCCTTCTCATATGGAgcactattaaaaaacaaaggTCATTAAATAATCTTTTATGAACAGACTCTTTTCTGAAGTAAGGGCCAACCATGGGTTTTTATCCCATGGCGTCGAATAGGCGTAATGCCTCTCCGAATAAAAGCAATTTCCTAATCTGTCAAAACATGACAAATGGTTTGCACTTTCTCCACTTTACAATGCTTTAAACAAAAAGTGTGCACCATTACTCGTGAATGAGCGAGGGACAAATCAGAAATGACTGGAAattgataaatataaatacGTGCCATTCTCAGAAAGTTACAGTTCAGATTCCTATTTTTGTAAGTAGTAGgttgtctatttttcttttactacaATTGACGTTGCCTATAGATAGCTAAGATAACggacaaataaaataaacattggcaTGGACAattcattaatttatattttgccaaactaaaaaaaaaaaaaggagagaaaaatataGTCTAGGCGAGGAGTATTTATTTCTAACCTTTTGCAATAGAAAGAACAAAAAGCGTTACCATTGTGTGAATAGCAATAAAACCTAAAAAAGATGAAGGAGGTGTGCAAGAGAAATTGCCAGAAGAATAACAACGCATCCTTGGAGAAACTAAAAAGCATAAATACAAACAACTCAGAGACACTTTGTCATATTTCTACTTTTCTTATGATTTGTgtctttttgtagtttttgcaGAATTTTCCTTCACATGTGTAATTGATCTGACTAGTGCCTTGGAATATGATGGCGTCATCTCTGGATTTATGGAATTCTATCGTAAGACAGTAGGtggcataattaaaaaaaaaaaaaaacaattacaaattagTGTACGTATAATGAAAACATTTGAGAATATAtgcgtgtttttgtgtgtcatttCCAGGGCGAGCCTTACCTTGGAACAGCCTACGCCATTATGATGTGTTACTGGGATGGAATAGCTCATTTTATCATGTACCTTATCATGATCAGCAAAATAATGGACAGGTGGGAGTGCGTCATTCATGaaatatctgtaaaaaaaaaaaacaattggagtTTTACACTGTACATTCCATTTTAGCTCAGCAAAAGTGTTCACCATTCtctaccttgagatatgagttgcTTACACTTatgttgtatttattcatttatttttcattttctgctgCAAGTGGTCTTACCTATCTGTGTGCGCTCTCTCAGTAAAGGGTATCGTACACTTGGTCTGTTCTGGGCCGGCTCCCTGTGCGCCAACATGAGTGTGTTCATCACCGGCATTGTGGCAGGTAACCATCATGCAGTGCGTGCTTACTAAATGACACATCATGGCCAGGGCTGGACATCCACCAATCTTGTGCCGtgcaacatctttgttattatCTCCTTGAAGGGAAATACGGCGCCGAGATCCGTCCGGCCTTCTGGCTCAACTTCCTTTTCCTGTTGGTGCCCGCATGGGGAGCCGTCACATTGTTTGGTCGACCCAAGGACAGGCCCCTGACTGGGGGATATAACGTGAGTGAGGTGAAGTGACAGTTGCTGAGAAACCTGTACTGATGCGGTTTTCCGTTATCTAACGACCTGCAGGCTCAGCACGCTCAGAGTATGAAGCTCATCTGGCGCCCTTTGGATCTCATATTGGTACTTTGTCTGATGGCTGCTATGGCCTTCACGGTCCTACGAGGCCTGGTAAGAGGTGGCAAATTTACTAACATTAAATAAAGTACAGATgtgtgttaaaaaatgacaacagtagagaaaaaaatcctcaagTTAAAACAGGAAAGGTCATCTAATGTAGACTAAAGTGGAATTAGTGTAGGGGATACATGTTAAAAAATTATGcgattaaaataaataccattGTTTAGTCAAAACTTTAATAATTCTGGAATATATTTTATTCCGCTTATGGATTTCAGATTTGTGGATAAATTGGGCCCTACCTACTAGCTTAGTATCCCCCCCTCTTTTTAGAGCTTCACTATTAACACCATGACTTAAAATAATTCTGGAATATATTTTATTCCACTTATGGAGTTCAGATTTGTGCAAAAAATGGGTCCTACCTACTTGCTTAGTATTTCCCTTCCTCTTTTTAGTGCTTTACCTTTAACACAGTGCCCACTAAATTATTGTGTATTctttccaaaaaacatgaagtATTTTTCAAACAGTGGTTTGTATTGTTCTACCCTTCCACTCCAGGTGGCTCTAAATTCCCCACTTGGCGCATGTTCCTTCTACATAAAACACTATGAACCCTACTTGCAGGATCCGGTGGGCTATCCAAGGATAATGGTGGGTCCTATTCATCTACCTGACATGATTTTATTGTAAGCGAACATACTTCCACAATCCCAAACCATTTTTGTAAGGTACACCATCCTCCTCTGTTTACCATGTATCAACAACACAGTGTAGTTATAAAACTGCTCTTATATATCACATACTTCTTCATGCTCTTATCTCTTTTGTGCCCCATTGATTAAAGAAACCATTTAATCATTAAGGATAGAATCTGTGCATTTGTCCATGTATGGTGCTTTGTTTCACACAGATAAGCGATTACTTGTGTGACCCCCTCTGTTTTAatgcacccccaccccccagtGATCCAGCACGCAAaggccttgtgtgtgtgtgtgtgtagtatgtGTCAAAAGGCTATACAAATAGGTTGTCCACACACAATGGCAAATCATTGATCAGATACTTGCTTGGCATGCATGGTGGCTAAGCACCTGATAAGTCAAGACCTCATCCAAAATAAATGCTACATTTATTGCAATAGTATCTCAATTTAAAGGCTGACTTCTAAGTTTTTGAAATGATTTGTCTCAAGTGGGAGAGATTAAAGATATTGGGAACAAACTACACAGATTAAGTTTACTTTAAAATTAAACTTAAAACAAGGTGTTTACATATGTTGTTTTATCAAACTGCATAACTTTGCATTTAATTATGCTAGTCTTACAGATAATAAACCACACGGAGAGGCTAAAAATAGCATAAATAGAGGCAGTTATATAAATTTAAACAGCTTATATGTGTGCCAAAACAGTAGTACCATACAGGCATGAATACAACCTTAATTACGGgcgaagaaaaaatacatatataagtacaacccccccccccccccaaaaaatagtaTGTTTTTGAAGAGAATATTGGCAATAGGTGGGAAAGTGGCAGTACTTTGGGCAAGTAAATACAATGTAATTTTAGCAACCATTGTgaattttggataaaattgtCATGATTTGAACAAAGCAGTCAATCAAAAAACTAAACAGAGTTAAAGAACTCATTTGCTTTGCATGCaaacaataaaacatattttaagttTTCAACTACCACAAAAGATCCAATTTTTGTGTCCGTTTTTTTCTAACTTAATCCGGACAGATCCCATTTTATTTCCACAtttccccttttattttttaaccctttttttcttcctgtgctATGGCTACTTTAGATGTTGCACTTCTTCTTCTACGGACTACCACTACTGGCAGCATTTGTCTACGGTCTCCTCAGGCCAGGTTGCACGTGGATGCCTGACTTGGCTCTTTTCTTTTCGGGCGCAATGATCCAGGTAGGGCCACGCGCACACACCCACCCTAAAGCCTCATCCCCCCCCTTATGAAGTGAATTCAACCGTACCTTGTGCCGGTTCTCCCCACAGTGCCAATGGGCTCACGTCGGGGGATCCCTCCACCCTCACACCAAGGCCCCATTTCGCATCCCAAGTGATGTTTTATGGCCCGTGTTGGCAGTCAATTTGCTCTATGCCATCACTCCCCTCTTGGTGGTTCTTCGGGTGCGTGGCAACCCACATTTCTTTCTTAAAGTCTCCTCTTTTCCTGGGCAAACGGGCTTGCCGAACAGCGAGGAAAAGGATACCAAGTATAAACAGAAATAGTTAGAAAGTGGAACAACTTAACATGAATGCTAAATAAATGCTTATTACGAGATTTTGAATCGCTTGACTTTTTCTATACACTTTCAGCAGTTATGTGTTCTAATAATATCATGTGATAAATGGCCGAATTCTCTTTAAATTGAATCCTGTGTTATTTTTTGTGCTAGGGTTAGGGAAATTTATCAATAAAGATCATGCTAAAGAAACCATAAAACCTTACAGAAGCTACTTtagtatcaaaataaaaaaaaaagggctgcAACTCCAATCGAGTAGTTAGATTTCATCAAAATGATCAATAGTCAATACCAGCCAAAGTCTGGGTATAAAACATGGCATTTcccctttttgtgttttgcatctcatcaagtgagtgtgtgtgcgtgtgtttgtgtatgtaattAGATGCGTGTGGGCAAATTTCATCCTGTCCTCTCGATCCCTCTCCTCACCACGCTCTTTGCGTGGGTAGCTTACTTAATGATGTCATCATCgccttttgaaaaatgcatcaaACGCGTGATAATGGATCTCTGGATGTCTTTCTTTGTGCATATAAATAAACACGCCTAATTGACTGGCAAGCCGAGAGTAAAAGCTGTGATTGTTTGAGGTTGTTAACGCTGCAGATGAGAAGTATAAATTGGCTTGAAAAAGGGAACGATTATGACCAGAACCTGAAATTGGATCGACAGTGCTTTTCAACAGGAGGATGCTGTGCTTCAAGTTGCATACCTaacagtaatttttttaaaaagattaccTGAAGCTTCTTAATAGATAAACATCTTAATTAGACATTCACATTAATACAGTGACACCATAAAGGGAATTTATTaacaattccccccaaaaaacaaaaaccaacaaacatacatacacatatatatgcatatgtgtgtgtgtgtgtgtgtgtgtgtgtatgtatgtatatatatatatatatatatatatatatatatatatatatatatatatatatatatatatatatatatatatatatatatatatatatatatatatatatatatatatatatatatatatatatatatatatatatatatatatatatatatatatatatatatatatatatatatatatatatatatatatatatatatatatatatatatatatatatatatatatatatatatatatatatatatatatatatatatatatatatatatatatatatatatatatatatatatatatatatatatatatatatatatatatatatatatatatatatatatatatagatatatatatatagatagatagatatagatatagatatagatatagatatagatatagatatagatatagatatatatatatatagatatatatatatatatatatatatatatatatatatatatatatatatatatatatatatatatatatatatatatatatatatatatatatatatatatatatatatatatatatatatatatatatatatatatatatatatatacatataccgaTATTATtattggttatttgcatcaagCATCTCAACATGATTAACGCAACATCATTCACACTAGATGAAATTATCAGGGGAAATAATTGCAGGACCCCAAGGCTCAGAATTGGCACAAACTTAATCCGTGCACAGTCTTCCACTGCCAATGACAATTAcaaacatcaaatccatttcaattgtaaAGGCTGGCATTGAGGGTTCACGTTTCACTACCATTACAGCCATCGAATGATCGCTGTCGgccatcccagtcaaaatagatgggACGTCTATCGAcagcagccaatgatttaatcCATTATAGCGAGAGAGCCATTGCGCTAAGTGGACGTCTATGCTTCTAGGTCACAAATAAACCACAGAACCCCCTAAATGATGCAGCATGCCTGTTCATTGACTGCTTGTTGTTCGTTAACTATGCTCTCCAAGGAGTTTGTCTTTGTGTTCAGCTGCTAATGTGCATGTAAACACTTCAGACCTCCAGGAGTGCAGCCCTAGCGCCGGCCGTACGTTACAACGGCCTGTTAGCTTGCGAATCTTGTTGTTATGATTATTTTGACCCAGAGTCAAGTGATACATCAATTTGCATTAGGGGATTATATCCCTTCCCATCCGTCACAAAGTAAACACCGATGTGAAAGCGTGCGTGCGGCTGCACATCTTCACTCTACGCCGACTATTGATTTGCATTTTCATGCACAATGGGGCCAAATATGATGTTTCTCAGGTCACTATTGATTGCGCATTACTTATTCCATACCTAATGGAGGAGGAAAGTATGTCATAATCATTCTCATAAATGCAGAGAGAAATATTTTCTATGCATAGGACTTGCGGGAATTGGTATTCAAATGCATGGAGATGATTTATTTTGCCAATTGGAGGATGCATGTGCATATTGCACGGAAAAACAAAGGTGATATCACTCATATTTAAGAGatcaatgacttaaaaaaacaacaacatgtgtACTTAAAGCAGcatcaacaaaaaatatgtacaaaataGACAATAATGGAGAGGATAGAAATACAGCCACTATGTTGACTTAGTATTTGCCAAAGTATTAAACTATAGTGTAATAATCATGCTTAAATAGTACCACAATAAAGAGCATGGCTACATGGGGCCGTAATCGACACTAACAACCTCAGAACACACAAAATAGTTTAgggcagatatgggcaaactacggcccccgggccacatcaggcccgctaggctttttaatccgatCCCTGACGttatccaaataatgtttttttttttacattttttatatgtactgttaacagatgcagttttttatatgtatcatatcttgtgctgacccggcccatctgtcaaatttttaaagtcaatgttgccccgggccaaaaagtttgcccacccctagttTAGGGGCAACATGGAAAATACAGTGCTAAAGAAATGTAACCAACCAACCTgtgggtacttcagtttcctcccacattccaaaagcatgcatggccgtctgattggacactttaaattgcccctaggtatgggtgtgcatTGTTGTCcggctccttgtgccctgcgattggctggccaccgattcagggtgtcccccacctatggtctggagtcagctgggataagctccagcaccgcccctaagaaaatgaaatgagaactTACTTCACAATAGACAACAACCAAGCATGGTAAGACTACACGAAATACAAATGAAGCCATCTAGACAGTGTGACATCGACAATGGACCAACAAGGATTAAACCAAGAGCTTGAAAAAATACACAGAGAGGGGTACTAAGACAAGATTCACTTGGTTGAGCAAGGCAGAAAGGAAGCCGACGGATTAAAACACAAAAGGAGTGGGCAACAACAAGCGACATGAGTTTGTCATCAAGTATTAGACACAGAAAGGAACAAACCAAAATGACACCcaaccaaaatacaaaaaacatggGATGAAAACAAACTAGCCTGCAACCAAGCCAAAAGACATTTGCTGTCATCATTGATCATGAAGGGAAGGAATCAATAGTATACAGTATACGATGACTGTTGTATTGtgggaaaaagaaataaatgaaggCCATGTCACGTCTGTGTTCCGTTATGTCGCAGACCGCAGGGACATTTGGATTTAGATCAAGATGTGTTTATTCTTCCCTGGGAGGCCTGCTGTCCCATCTGTGTGCTTTATTTATATGCAGgttctttcattttcatttccactGAGGTTCGCTGCGTGCCGCCCTCAGGATAGTCAGATCAAACGAATACGAAATATGGGACACGGGaacgcaattttttttctccctgttgtaaaaatgtattgttgtttCCACTGCGTGTCTAACTTCTTAATGATGGATTCTGTTTGACCAGCAAGAAACCATATTAAGATAAAGTGGGGGTTTATATAAAGGGTTTCTGACACCTGATAGATTAGGGAAAGGTTGGTCTATGacaaagagaaaagaaatattttaaaatggttgagaaaatataAATTGGTTTCACTTTTGAAGATGCTAAGGTAAAGGGGTCTAAAACCTAAAGGTGGTGGGCCACCCGAGGCCAGAGGAGAAGTATGATCTATTTTAATTCTTAGTTTTGTGTTAGTTGACTTCTATGCCGTTTACATGGGTCTTTTTTCCAAGATTAGATTGGACAATAATGAATTTTATTCTCTGTTTGTGCATTCTTTTAGTAGAATATCAGCCCTTTATTCTACGCTTCAGTTTTCAAGCTATCTACATTTTTCATATCATTAAAATCATGGTACTGAATAATAATAGTTTTCTCGTATATCTCCAACAGGTCAACTTATAATTTACAGTTTGCAATTTATGCAAGGttggtttaaaaaacaacaacaacaacaattcaaAAATAATCCTGCAATTTAGCgaaaaaaagtctcatttggattaaaaaaaattataacaacAAGTACTCAACATTTTCTATTTGCTGGAAAGTGTTCATTTTCTTTAGCAAAGTTGAAACAGTTCCATGATTGGATGCTCTACAATGAAAGAAGTCCTTCAAAAGCGTACTAAAACGGACATTGTTTTGAGTCTATCAAAtagaaagtgggaggaaagctAAGAAAAGCAGGGGGCCCCAAACTTGTTGGTGGGATTGCAGATCTGTCTAGGTtacaatattgaaaaaaagtcaattgttTAACTTTGGTGTGGAGGATCCATGGGAGATGGAGTGCTCCAACCCTATTCTTTGTTGAAAATCCATGTTAAGGGAAAGAATGGACTGGAATAacagaaataattgaaaagcaTGACAAATTGGCTCCATTTGGACTTTGGTGCGGTGACGTTAGGGAGAATTGCCGGGAAGAAGTCCAGCAACCCTGCTGTGAGATGAAAAAGGCGCTGTCTTGTCTAAGAACTAATTCTATGTAATGCAGACTACGTAATCAGACACGAAGCTCTCTCCTTGAAAATCAATCCAGCGGGAGCTTCTTGGAAGTGTTCAAAGCACTGACGTTTCGTGAGGTTtgtgcttgcttgcttgctgaGGCACTGATGGATTCAAACATTTATGAGCAAAAATGAATGCAACTCTTGGCCTTTGAATTAGCAAACCGGTATTAGGAAACGGCAAAATTGCTTTTTCTCATCTGATATTGGgagaaaatattaaatcatCTGTACTGGCCTCCCAGCATTAATGatagtttattttcatttgtagCACACTTTTAAATTTTGGATCCAAATTTTAGaacatgtttgttttgcttacaacacatgggcaaactacggcccgcgggccacatatggcccattaggctttttaatccggcccgccgacattgtctaaaaaatgttttttttccaagatggcgccgtcacacggaagccagtggcagtagctctgtccactcttatttgtttttttgtgttttacagcccctctatcttttttaaatgacattttattatttcttaatacattcctttttactttactttgtactttatactttaatgatgagtgatgagtatgttgatactttagtccttttttcccgtttatgtttcatatgtactgttaacggatgcacttttttatatgtatcgtatcttgtgcttgaaccggcccatctgtcaaatttttaaagtcaatgtggcccccgggcccaagtttgcccacccctggcttcCACAATCTTCACGTGCTTTACAGGTTTTCCATATAAGACATTTTAGCATTTCTTGCCAAGAAGGGGGGCGGGGGTGGACCCTTCCTGGAATGAACGAAATTTTCAATCGATTCTCTGAATCTTCCCCAGTGTATTCATTATTGCGTGATGGCGTGAAGTGGCCAGGAAGGTCAGCTCAGCTGGAAGGTATTTACTGAACGTGCTCAGGGTTCGAGGGGGCGGCGGTGCCCATACGAGACAATACGCTGCCTTGGTAATAGCCTGCAGTCTCATAAACAAGCATAAAAAATCAATAGGAGTGTAGAAGACATGAATTTTTTACTCCTTATTTGGCTTTCCTTTTAAGAAGAAGCTGCCTTGTGGTTTCcataaaattgtaaatttggCATCTGAACAAATTCACACATGTAGTAGATAACCAGTGTGTATCCCTGTGGAAGATTCTTTATGTAAAACATGGCTtgtttttaaggaaaatatGAATACTAAACATGACTTGCAGATAAGAAGCTCCGATTCATGCAGAGAATTTAGgaccaatcttttttttgtcaaatcccACAATGTAAAAGTATCAAAGCAGCCACTGTTATCTTAGTGTTGTCACGTCcgccaaacaaaacaaagaaaacaaaacggCTATCACAACTAAAGATGGACGAGATAAAACAATCATGCTAGCGTGCAAGGTCAGAAGGCGGATAAAGCCACGATCCGGGATAAAAACAGTGAAAATCCAAGAATACATCAAGAAAATGGCCTCAACTGGTGAACTGCTAAGTAAATGCCTCAGGCGGCAGAAACCCAAAGAGAGTGCAAGGGAAAGGGAGCGGCCAACATGCCGAGACAACACCATGTGTTTCCCTGTCAAACTGAAGAATTGGATGGCATAGAAGCACTGCAGAGGCACTAATCATGGCAGCACAGGAACAAGCATGAAGTAAAAGTGCAATAGGAGAGCCAGTGTGTATGGTATAGCCTACCAAAGTAGCTCAAATGTGTgcaaactgtgtaaaaatgccCTTGAGATAATCCAGTTTACAGTGGTGGTGTGTAAGATGCTAGCCAGGTCAGTGTAGATACAACCACAAACATCTGTTTCCAGGACAGAATATAAATTCCTGAATTCCAATGGGGTATGGTACATAGCCTCGGCCAATTGCCCCCCTTATTAATTATTGCAAtaccccttattaagcgataaaaataaaaaaaacgtacaaatgcaaaggggcacatatttactcacatagggcgcataTAAAactctaaaattttctccaaagtggacagggtgcccaatcagtatgcactaaattcaagattctctaGATTTCGTTGTAGGACGCTGAcaacttgactgtctgggtacattgcttgctgacgcgctatatttaaaCAGTGAAAAGGTAGACAGATGAAAGGGGAATGCGGGTGAGCATATTATGCTTAACGCATTACAATATTAGCAGATGACGATGACGTTTTTCcctgctaccagtgaccaagacgatccagattagagccgaaatggctGAAACAAGAtcagttttgcaaagaaaaactATAAAAATTTGTTATATGGcatgcacaatttgaaatgacgaagtaaaagtataaaatacagaaaaaagttGACAGAAATGATAGTATCACGGAAGGCAACAAAGAACCGCAATACCACGACTTGGGACTTTCATGACTTAAGCTAATCAACTGGACAAAACAGTGGTAGGTCAAGAGACCATATATCATATTTCAGGTGTGGCAATAGCAGCTGAAGCTAAGACCAGAATGAAGCAATCCAAAAAGGTTTAAAAGTACCAAGGGTTGACACAACTGCTGGAACAGATCAAACAGATTAATCATTCGattataaaatgaatatatttaatttCCCAAAGTTGCAGTTGAAGCCCAATGCGTACGAAGGGAAGAAAAAGGGGGAGCGCATCGTCCCCTGCAGTGTCTTCTTCATGCAAGTAAACATTTTGCAACAAAGCAGATGGTTCGCtaattgcaacaacaaaaaaacgctCACACTATTGAGTTACCCAATAAACTTCTTTGGTTTCATGCTGGTATGCCATCCTAAAGCAACCTGTGACAGAGCTGATTCACTCTGAAAGGAACTCACAATGACCTCGTCATCTAAGTTGGAGGTTTTTAGTGATT contains:
- the tm6sf2b gene encoding transmembrane 6 superfamily member 2, with protein sequence METFVFFFSFSALGILYWMNTFPALQEPYVILGIGIAVLVMVFVFYLLMTRRNPPKDVLFFVFAEFSFTCVIDLTSALEYDGVISGFMEFYRKTGEPYLGTAYAIMMCYWDGIAHFIMYLIMISKIMDSKGYRTLGLFWAGSLCANMSVFITGIVAGKYGAEIRPAFWLNFLFLLVPAWGAVTLFGRPKDRPLTGGYNAQHAQSMKLIWRPLDLILVLCLMAAMAFTVLRGLVALNSPLGACSFYIKHYEPYLQDPVGYPRIMMLHFFFYGLPLLAAFVYGLLRPGCTWMPDLALFFSGAMIQCQWAHVGGSLHPHTKAPFRIPSDVLWPVLAVNLLYAITPLLVVLRVRGNPHFFLKVSSFPGQTGLPNSEEKDTKYKQK